One genomic window of Treponema sp. J25 includes the following:
- a CDS encoding efflux RND transporter periplasmic adaptor subunit: protein MKKKTPVFLILGCVIGAGILLWFFRGYQVGVSKKKQAYEFTTIRRGTIESTVSATGTLAVESSVDVLAQMSGRIEKVFVDYNSKVKKDQLLATINTDLLKLQRKSAQATVDKVQSQYNLQNLAVQNAKALYEKGLLSEYDYKSALSTLEVYRAELLSAQTSLEQIETQINQYAYITSPIDGIILSKNIDEGSSVTGGSSSSSTTLFTIAANLSRMQILAEVDELDISSIRVGQEVRFTVEAYPGVSFTGKVKEIRLEPKTSNNVVYYYVNILADNTSGKLLPGMTAQVTFIKEKKENVLVVPNGALRFSPTSLSEAERERALFIARLPATMSAEARKEALARYDEMVKNRASQNRPSSQGQGLTSLMGGVPRMPGVPGGGPGGPGMPGPGSTTGRRSQGASQGSATSGMSNGTEGPPGSEANFSVEGNTNGTTPAVRKPLWYLDESGNLAALIVQVGISDAQYTEVSGPSDLEGKQVILKVKAE from the coding sequence ATGAAAAAGAAAACACCTGTTTTTTTAATCCTGGGCTGTGTTATTGGCGCCGGAATTCTTCTGTGGTTTTTCCGTGGATATCAGGTGGGGGTTTCAAAGAAAAAGCAGGCCTACGAATTTACCACCATCAGGAGAGGAACCATTGAGAGTACCGTTTCTGCTACAGGAACGTTAGCGGTGGAATCTTCGGTAGATGTGCTTGCTCAGATGAGCGGCCGTATCGAAAAGGTCTTTGTAGATTATAACAGTAAGGTTAAAAAAGACCAGTTGCTGGCTACCATTAATACGGATCTTTTAAAACTGCAACGAAAATCTGCTCAGGCCACAGTAGATAAGGTCCAGTCCCAATATAATCTTCAAAATCTGGCAGTTCAGAATGCAAAGGCCCTCTATGAAAAAGGGCTCCTTTCAGAGTACGACTATAAAAGTGCCCTTTCTACTCTTGAAGTATACCGGGCCGAGTTGTTATCTGCTCAGACGAGCCTGGAACAAATAGAAACTCAAATAAATCAATATGCGTACATTACAAGTCCCATTGATGGAATTATACTGTCTAAAAATATTGATGAAGGATCCAGCGTTACCGGTGGTTCTTCTTCCAGTTCCACAACCCTTTTTACTATTGCGGCGAATCTTTCCCGAATGCAAATCCTTGCAGAAGTAGATGAATTGGATATCAGTTCTATCCGGGTAGGTCAGGAAGTTCGTTTCACCGTGGAAGCCTATCCAGGCGTGAGTTTCACAGGAAAAGTCAAAGAGATTCGGCTTGAGCCAAAAACAAGCAATAATGTGGTGTACTACTATGTAAATATTCTGGCGGACAATACCTCAGGCAAGTTGCTCCCTGGCATGACTGCCCAGGTCACTTTCATAAAAGAAAAAAAGGAAAACGTACTGGTGGTCCCTAATGGGGCCCTTCGGTTTTCACCGACGAGTCTAAGTGAGGCGGAACGAGAACGGGCCCTGTTTATTGCCCGTTTACCTGCCACTATGAGTGCCGAAGCCCGGAAAGAAGCCCTGGCACGTTATGATGAGATGGTCAAAAATCGTGCTTCTCAGAATCGACCTTCCTCCCAGGGACAGGGGCTTACCAGTCTTATGGGGGGCGTTCCCCGTATGCCGGGCGTGCCCGGCGGTGGACCTGGTGGTCCTGGAATGCCAGGTCCAGGAAGCACCACAGGACGGCGTAGCCAGGGAGCGTCTCAAGGAAGCGCAACAAGTGGAATGTCAAATGGAACAGAAGGCCCTCCGGGATCGGAGGCTAATTTCTCCGTCGAAGGAAATACCAATGGCACCACCCCTGCGGTTCGGAAACCCCTGTGGTACCTCGACGAATCGGGGAACCTTGCCGCTCTTATAGTTCAAGTTGGTATTAGCGACGCCCAGTATACCGAGGTTTCTGGTCCTTCCGATCTTGAAGGAAAACAGGTGATTTTGAAAGTAAAGGCTGAGTAA
- the queD gene encoding 6-carboxytetrahydropterin synthase QueD produces the protein MYTIRVEADFAAAHFLRHYHGKCERLHGHNYRVRVWARGKELSEGGMLIDFGVLKEGLRTVLGQLDHRNLNDIAYFQDDPSAERIARYVFEELTALLKEQQLPYNLLWAVDVFETPTSMARYEGE, from the coding sequence ATGTATACTATACGGGTAGAGGCGGATTTTGCGGCGGCCCATTTTCTCCGCCATTATCATGGAAAGTGTGAGCGTCTCCATGGGCACAATTATCGGGTGCGGGTCTGGGCCCGGGGAAAGGAGCTTTCCGAGGGAGGCATGCTCATCGATTTTGGGGTGCTGAAAGAAGGCCTCCGCACCGTCCTTGGTCAGCTAGACCACAGGAACCTCAATGATATTGCCTATTTTCAGGACGATCCCAGTGCCGAGCGTATAGCCCGCTATGTTTTCGAGGAGCTTACGGCTTTGCTCAAGGAACAGCAGCTTCCGTACAATCTCTTGTGGGCGGTGGATGTCTTTGAAACTCCCACAAGCATGGCCCGGTATGAGGGGGAATAA
- a CDS encoding histidine kinase N-terminal 7TM domain-containing protein has protein sequence MDGWWVYIWISPMALFLIVITLLQIKKHMDTHLFSLNGLLYCSFFIIIFRLLELISLNDQMVTIFSKITYPFISVCPVFWFLFSIEITTGRYSLIRHKWLLYIIPFLTSFLFFTNDLHNLIWKRYEIVSFLIFKQIRVLSYGFYFWIHVFYSYMLYSLGSIIIITSFILHHQIFRLQALWVLLGGLLPLIFNVLYVFRIGGLTFDFSPLVLALSSLFFYIGIKNTSLAFIHPFSRILVYSEITDQLIIVNKNNIIVDINLSAKDYFGSILRVGKNVQEVFEKFPFWIFQKDDFSSRIMKLEWSRNSDSLETKIRISPLRSNGYSIMVLEEKGPSVVFTRREKEILELLGKQKNLTNKEIARHLNVDESTVKTHIHNLLKKTNSAKRSDLVNYFDEEEG, from the coding sequence ATGGACGGCTGGTGGGTGTATATATGGATATCACCTATGGCTCTTTTTCTGATCGTTATAACGTTATTACAAATAAAAAAGCATATGGATACCCATTTATTCTCGTTAAATGGGTTGTTATATTGTTCATTTTTTATAATTATTTTTCGTCTTCTTGAACTTATATCCCTTAATGACCAAATGGTAACGATCTTTTCTAAAATAACCTATCCTTTTATTAGCGTATGTCCCGTTTTCTGGTTCTTGTTTTCTATTGAGATTACGACCGGAAGATATTCTCTAATACGTCATAAATGGCTGTTGTATATTATACCTTTTCTAACTTCTTTTTTATTTTTTACTAATGATCTTCATAATCTTATTTGGAAACGTTATGAAATTGTCAGTTTTTTAATATTTAAGCAGATCCGGGTTTTGTCTTATGGTTTTTATTTCTGGATACATGTTTTTTATTCATATATGTTGTATTCTCTCGGTTCTATAATTATTATAACTAGTTTTATTTTACATCACCAAATTTTTCGTCTTCAGGCTTTGTGGGTTTTATTGGGAGGATTGCTTCCTTTAATATTTAATGTTTTGTATGTTTTTAGAATTGGCGGCCTTACATTTGATTTTTCTCCTCTTGTATTGGCTTTAAGCAGTTTGTTTTTCTATATAGGGATAAAAAATACAAGTCTGGCATTTATCCATCCTTTTTCTAGAATTCTTGTATATTCGGAAATAACCGATCAGCTTATTATTGTAAACAAAAATAATATTATAGTGGATATTAATCTTTCTGCTAAAGATTATTTTGGATCTATTCTAAGAGTGGGGAAAAATGTGCAGGAGGTCTTTGAAAAATTCCCTTTTTGGATTTTTCAAAAAGATGATTTTTCTTCAAGAATTATGAAATTAGAGTGGAGCCGAAATTCTGATTCCTTGGAAACAAAAATAAGAATTAGTCCCCTTAGGTCAAATGGATATTCTATTATGGTTCTAGAAGAAAAAGGTCCCTCTGTGGTTTTTACCAGAAGGGAGAAAGAAATATTAGAATTATTAGGCAAACAAAAAAATCTAACAAACAAAGAAATAGCACGGCACTTGAATGTTGATGAAAGTACGGTGAAGACGCATATTCATAATTTGCTAAAAAAGACAAATAGCGCAAAGCGTTCTGATCTGGTTAATTATTTTGATGAAGAAGAAGGATGA
- a CDS encoding ABC transporter ATP-binding protein has product MAIIEMRGIQRFYIMGDIVVKALRGIDLVVEEGEFVAIMGPSGSGKSTLMNILGCLDKPTAGTYLLDGVDTSQAGPDEFADIRNNKIGFVFQGFNLLPRTSALENVELPLFYDRSGCKIDARARARAVLEEVGLGSRLDHMPSQLSGGQQQRVAIARAMVKDPAFILADEPTGNLDSEMSLEIMALFQELNNRGKTIVMVTHEPDIASYTRRIITMRDGMILLDEPVHQQKSAAEDLAAWKARHKALAEGERL; this is encoded by the coding sequence ATGGCAATTATCGAGATGCGGGGAATTCAGCGCTTTTATATCATGGGGGATATTGTGGTTAAGGCCCTGCGGGGAATAGATCTTGTTGTGGAAGAGGGAGAATTTGTGGCAATCATGGGGCCTTCTGGGTCTGGAAAATCCACCCTTATGAACATCCTCGGGTGTCTGGATAAACCCACCGCAGGGACCTACCTTCTGGACGGAGTAGACACCTCCCAGGCGGGTCCTGACGAATTTGCGGACATCCGGAACAACAAAATTGGCTTTGTGTTTCAGGGCTTTAATCTCCTTCCTCGAACAAGCGCCCTTGAAAATGTGGAACTGCCTCTTTTTTATGATCGCTCTGGATGTAAGATTGATGCTCGGGCCCGGGCCCGGGCTGTTCTGGAAGAAGTAGGCCTTGGCTCCCGCCTGGATCACATGCCGAGTCAACTTTCAGGGGGGCAACAACAGCGGGTAGCCATTGCCCGGGCCATGGTAAAGGATCCCGCCTTTATTTTAGCCGATGAGCCGACAGGAAATCTGGATTCAGAGATGAGCCTCGAAATTATGGCCCTTTTTCAGGAACTTAACAACCGTGGAAAAACCATCGTGATGGTTACCCATGAACCGGATATTGCATCCTATACCAGGCGGATCATCACCATGAGGGATGGCATGATTCTTTTGGATGAACCGGTACACCAGCAAAAAAGCGCCGCAGAAGATCTTGCTGCATGGAAGGCCCGTCATAAAGCTCTCGCGGAAGGGGAACGCCTATGA